In Stomoxys calcitrans chromosome 2, idStoCalc2.1, whole genome shotgun sequence, the following proteins share a genomic window:
- the LOC106089830 gene encoding uncharacterized protein LOC106089830, with protein sequence MVSSIKCFVFVILVFSLIISAKSEICLQLEQICQKLCFLLSKAGYPASDEEYEVNGACQLPLKNYNTENDLLTAKNSSRDFCRCNENENSAREELLDTIRIRHLGEFFISVTIFLGLLLTTAWIYTSIRELRLLISSKILISLVITEMLNLIPIITLMYDHWYSFMSLEQYGILMKATNYLDICIMNWFIVMCYEIQRKFSQINSTQNPNKDFIRFIWYTIYVWCFSLMLSAIEWASYTENMDYMVFVFFVILHTIIFLKVSFTICTIRLKASKMIERHHSMWANIRIIIRLSAIMGISQMSEYSVRIGCEYFGSTFKTYMQIASIVSSLNAVMIFILFVLRPKVLKLLKSSACCISLSKEHAPAVAV encoded by the exons ATGGTCTCATCTATAAAGTGTTTCGTTTTCGTAATTTTAGTGTTTTCTTTAATCATAAGCGCTAAATCGGAAATATGTCTACAACTTGAACAGATTTGCCAAAAATTGTGTTTTCTTCTATCCAAGGCTGGATACCCCGCATCAGATGAAGAATATGAAGTTAATGGCGCTTGCCAGCTACCATTGAAAAATTACAATACCGAAAATGATCTTCTTACAGCCAAG aACAGCTCTAGAGACTTTTGTCGATGTAACGAAAACGAAAATAGTGCTCGG GAAGAATTACTGGATACAATCAGAATAAGACATCTTggtgaattttttatttcagtAACTATATTTTTGGGACTTTTACTAACGACTGCTTGGATTTACACATCGATCAGAGAACTAAGGCTGTTAATTAGTTCTAAAATTTTGATATCCCTAGTCATTACCGAGATGTTAAATCTCATTCCAATAATTACACTTATGTACGATCATTGGTATTCGTTTATGAGCCTCGAACAATATG GTATTCTTATGAAAGCAACAAACTATTTGGATATATGCATTATGAACTGGTTTATCGTTATGTGCTACGAGATACAGCGCAAATTTTCCCAAATAAACAGCACTCAAAATCCGAATAAGGATTTTATACGTTTCATTTGGTATACGATCTATGTTTGGTGTTTTTCGCTGATGTTGTCTGCCATTGAGTGGGCTTCCTATACAGAGAACATGGATTATA TGGTCTTTGTGTTTTTCGTTATACTTCATACGATAATCTTTTTAAAGGTGTCCTTTACCATTTGCACAATTCGCCTTAAAGCATCCAAGATGATAGAAAGACATCACTCCATGTGGGCAAA TATTCGTATAATTATCCGGCTATCAGCAATTAtgggtatctcacaaatgtcggagTATTCGGTGCGCATAGGTTGCGAATATTTTGGAAGCACATTTAAGACTTATATGCAGATTGCAAGTATTGTTTCCAGTCTAAATGCTGTAATGATTTTTATATTGTTTGTATTAAGACCCAAAGTCTTGAAATTGTTGAAATCAAG TGCCTGCTGTATAAGTCTAAGTAAGGAACATGCTCCAGCAGTGGCAGTTTGA